One Dictyoglomus turgidum DSM 6724 DNA window includes the following coding sequences:
- a CDS encoding PHP domain-containing protein, which yields MKAICHIHTKYSFDGMMSPSKIVEYAKRRVINILLICDHDSFEGARQALDYAYSKKIDIYIPFSAEIKTEYGDIIVVLNDFDENLNISELKKFETLIHVVKNKGGVIILPHPYCQHRDIERIAMKVDCIEVFNSRCSEQQNQKALNLCMQLNKVPIYGADAHLFSELDNVIVSYSNFDRNFPFLSSSVLLAGRQTQNYKIRISSLIKAVRKRNFYEIVNLTLSMIKWLLIEEIFANRRKNIGRK from the coding sequence ATGAAAGCGATATGTCATATTCATACAAAATATTCATTTGATGGTATGATGTCTCCTTCAAAGATCGTAGAATATGCTAAAAGGAGAGTAATAAATATTCTCTTAATCTGTGACCATGATAGCTTTGAAGGAGCAAGACAAGCTCTGGATTATGCTTACAGTAAAAAAATAGATATATATATTCCTTTCTCTGCTGAAATCAAAACTGAATATGGTGATATAATTGTTGTTTTAAATGATTTTGACGAGAACTTAAATATTTCAGAGTTGAAGAAATTTGAGACCCTTATTCATGTTGTAAAAAATAAGGGTGGAGTAATTATATTGCCTCATCCATATTGCCAACATAGAGATATAGAACGAATTGCTATGAAAGTAGACTGCATAGAGGTTTTTAACTCTCGCTGTAGCGAGCAACAAAATCAAAAAGCTCTAAATCTTTGTATGCAACTTAATAAGGTACCTATTTATGGGGCTGATGCGCATCTTTTTTCTGAGTTAGATAATGTAATAGTTTCTTATTCAAATTTTGATAGAAATTTCCCATTCTTATCTTCCTCAGTATTGTTGGCTGGAAGGCAAACTCAAAATTATAAGATTCGTATCTCAAGTCTTATTAAAGCAGTTAGAAAACGAAACTTTTATGAGATTGTAAATTTAACCCTTTCTATGATTAAATGGTTATTGATAGAGGAAATTTTTGCAAATAGAAGAAAGAATATAGGGAGGAAGTAA
- a CDS encoding nucleotide sugar dehydrogenase, whose product MSFKKISIVGLGYVGLPLALEFAKAGLIVHGIEQNPKKVEMVNKGISYIDDVKNDELLEVVNKGNLKAFIDFEPVKDSDAIIICVPTPLGPHKEPDISYIINVTTEISKYLKKGQLVVLESTTYPGTTEEVLVPILEKSGLKAGEDFYVAFSPERVDPGNKNFTTKDIPKVVGGINEVSTEKAMKLYSIIIPKIHKVSSPRVAEMEKLLENIFRLVNISFINELAILCRKMNIDIWEVISAASTKPYGFMPFYPGPGLGGHCIPIDPFYLSWKAKEYDFDVRFIELAGEINDNMPRYVVQLVMEALNNHRKPVNGSKILIIGVAYKPNIADPRESPALKIIPLLEDLGGEVEFYDPYVSEIKIENSKTKEVKYMKSCALDEGKVKNTDCVLIVTDHDNIDYEMIYKNAKLIVDTRNALRKRGLSIDERVILL is encoded by the coding sequence GTGAGTTTTAAGAAGATCTCTATTGTGGGACTTGGATATGTAGGACTTCCTTTAGCCTTAGAGTTTGCAAAGGCTGGATTAATAGTACACGGCATTGAGCAAAATCCTAAAAAAGTCGAGATGGTTAATAAAGGAATTTCATATATTGACGATGTAAAAAATGATGAACTTTTAGAAGTTGTAAATAAAGGAAATCTTAAAGCTTTTATAGATTTTGAGCCAGTAAAAGATTCTGATGCTATAATTATTTGTGTACCTACACCTTTAGGTCCTCATAAAGAACCTGATATTTCCTATATTATAAATGTTACCACTGAGATTTCTAAATATTTAAAAAAAGGACAATTAGTAGTATTAGAGAGTACCACTTATCCCGGAACCACCGAAGAAGTTTTAGTTCCTATATTGGAAAAAAGTGGGCTGAAAGCTGGTGAAGACTTTTATGTGGCTTTTTCTCCCGAAAGGGTGGATCCTGGAAATAAAAATTTCACTACTAAGGATATTCCAAAAGTTGTAGGAGGAATAAATGAAGTTTCCACAGAAAAGGCGATGAAACTTTACTCCATAATTATCCCCAAGATCCATAAGGTATCTTCTCCAAGGGTCGCTGAAATGGAAAAACTTCTTGAGAATATCTTTCGCCTCGTAAATATATCTTTCATAAACGAACTGGCGATCCTTTGTAGAAAGATGAATATTGATATTTGGGAAGTAATATCTGCAGCTTCTACAAAACCTTACGGATTTATGCCCTTTTATCCTGGGCCAGGATTGGGGGGACATTGTATACCCATCGATCCTTTTTATCTTTCCTGGAAGGCTAAGGAGTACGATTTTGATGTAAGATTCATAGAGCTTGCGGGTGAGATAAATGATAATATGCCAAGGTATGTGGTCCAATTGGTAATGGAGGCATTGAATAATCATAGAAAGCCGGTAAATGGATCTAAAATACTTATAATTGGTGTTGCCTATAAACCCAATATAGCAGATCCCAGGGAATCACCCGCTTTGAAAATTATTCCTTTACTTGAAGATCTTGGAGGAGAAGTTGAATTTTATGATCCCTATGTATCAGAGATCAAGATTGAGAATAGCAAAACAAAAGAAGTTAAATATATGAAATCCTGTGCATTAGATGAAGGTAAAGTTAAAAATACTGATTGTGTTCTTATTGTAACTGACCATGATAACATTGATTATGAGATGATATACAAGAATGCAAAATTAATAGTAGATACAAGGAATGCTTTGAGAAAAAGAGGACTTAGTATAGATGAAAGGGTAATTTTGTTATGA
- a CDS encoding ATP-grasp domain-containing protein → MFRVLVTSGSYKHSIAIQKYLKISIPDIYLIVQDDSKLNFSRLYGYANVIKRCSLEEALLANDFDMVIPVGAKDILPTLKYVREKAILPSEESIRVCFNKYQTIQLAKTCGVPVPFSIHLKSLKEIEKVKGIVKFPCVIKPSSELEAKFVFYANNQKELNYYLNQSFKILGENSQHGVILQEYISGMGVGFFALYKKGNPVRIFMHQRLREWPISGGASTAAKAFYSDKLKNYGLTLLNTLNWNGVAMVEFKYKYDEEEFYLIEVNHKFWGSLELALRAGVNFPADLVRIFRGESLSYSENYNINQHFYWPLDGDILNLVKTKRLYLIREYFNPNVSTC, encoded by the coding sequence ATGTTTAGAGTGTTGGTGACAAGTGGAAGTTATAAACATTCGATTGCTATTCAGAAATATCTCAAAATTTCTATACCTGATATTTATCTAATTGTTCAAGATGATTCAAAGTTGAATTTCTCTAGGCTATACGGTTATGCTAATGTTATTAAAAGATGTTCATTGGAGGAAGCTTTACTTGCTAACGATTTTGACATGGTAATTCCAGTAGGTGCTAAAGATATTCTACCTACTTTGAAATATGTCAGAGAGAAGGCAATTTTGCCCTCTGAAGAAAGTATTAGAGTATGTTTCAATAAATATCAAACTATACAATTGGCTAAAACTTGTGGCGTACCTGTTCCGTTCTCTATACATCTTAAGTCATTGAAAGAAATTGAGAAAGTAAAGGGAATAGTGAAATTTCCTTGCGTAATAAAACCATCTTCTGAACTTGAGGCAAAGTTTGTTTTTTATGCTAATAATCAAAAAGAATTAAATTATTATTTAAATCAGTCATTTAAGATACTTGGAGAGAATTCTCAGCATGGTGTTATTCTTCAAGAATATATTTCTGGAATGGGGGTTGGTTTTTTTGCTTTATATAAGAAAGGAAATCCTGTAAGAATTTTTATGCACCAACGTCTGAGAGAATGGCCAATTTCAGGGGGAGCAAGTACTGCTGCGAAAGCATTTTATAGTGATAAGTTAAAAAACTATGGTTTAACTTTGCTTAATACTTTAAATTGGAATGGTGTAGCCATGGTTGAGTTTAAATATAAATATGATGAGGAAGAATTTTATTTAATAGAAGTAAATCATAAATTCTGGGGATCTTTAGAGTTGGCATTACGTGCAGGAGTTAATTTCCCTGCTGATTTGGTTAGAATTTTTAGAGGGGAGTCTTTAAGCTATTCAGAGAATTATAACATTAATCAACATTTTTATTGGCCTTTAGATGGTGACATCTTGAATCTTGTGAAAACGAAAAGATTATATCTTATTAGAGAGTATTTTAACCCCAATGTATCAACCTGTTGA
- a CDS encoding acyltransferase encodes MSKDLHYFVHESSYVDEGVEIGEGTKIWHFCHILRGSKIGKNCVLGQNVMVGPNVKIGNNVKIQNNVSVYEGVEIEDDVFCGPSCVFTNVINPRAFIERKNEFKKTKVKKGATIGANATIVCGVTIGEYAFVGAGAVVTKDVPPYALVVGVPARQIGWVCKCGVRLEFDDNGKAVCKACGEKYRLEDGRLVSDG; translated from the coding sequence ATGTCTAAAGATCTTCATTATTTTGTTCATGAGAGCTCTTATGTAGATGAAGGTGTAGAGATAGGTGAGGGTACAAAAATTTGGCATTTTTGTCATATATTAAGAGGTAGTAAAATAGGGAAAAATTGTGTTCTTGGACAAAATGTCATGGTAGGACCAAATGTAAAAATAGGAAATAATGTAAAAATACAAAACAATGTAAGTGTATACGAAGGAGTAGAGATAGAGGATGATGTATTTTGTGGACCATCTTGTGTATTTACCAATGTCATAAATCCGAGGGCATTTATAGAAAGAAAGAATGAATTTAAAAAGACCAAAGTTAAAAAAGGTGCTACCATAGGTGCAAATGCCACAATAGTTTGTGGAGTAACCATTGGAGAATATGCTTTTGTAGGAGCGGGAGCGGTAGTAACAAAGGATGTCCCTCCTTATGCCCTTGTGGTAGGAGTTCCCGCAAGACAGATTGGTTGGGTATGTAAGTGCGGAGTAAGATTAGAATTTGATGATAATGGAAAGGCAGTTTGTAAAGCCTGTGGAGAAAAGTATAGATTAGAAGATGGGAGATTAGTAAGTGATGGATGA
- a CDS encoding Gfo/Idh/MocA family protein, which translates to MDKFIGLIGLGYWGKNILRNLYELNVLRSACDFDKRVIEERRKDFPDVNYTQKIEDILQDQEITAVVIATPAVTHYDLAKRAILSGKDVFVEKPMTVSLKEGEDLVKLAEERGKILMVGHILKYHPAVVKMEEMVKRGDLGDIMYIYSHRLNVGKVRTDENAWWSLAPHDISLILELTGGMPVKVYSQGFGFITKGIEDGVLAALEFESGIKAHIFVSWWHPFKEQRLVVIGKKGMIVFDDNTREKLFLYPHKVEYNNGFPMPKKEEMQIIPVENEEPLKLELLHFIECVKERKRPKTDGYEGLRVLKILEQVMG; encoded by the coding sequence ATGGATAAATTTATTGGACTCATAGGGCTTGGATATTGGGGAAAGAATATATTGAGAAATTTATATGAGCTTAATGTTCTTCGTTCTGCGTGTGATTTTGATAAGAGGGTTATTGAAGAAAGAAGAAAAGATTTCCCAGATGTAAATTATACTCAGAAAATAGAAGATATTTTGCAAGATCAAGAGATAACTGCTGTAGTTATAGCAACCCCTGCAGTTACCCATTATGATTTAGCTAAAAGGGCTATTCTTTCAGGCAAGGATGTCTTTGTGGAAAAACCTATGACAGTCTCACTAAAAGAAGGAGAAGATTTGGTTAAGTTGGCGGAGGAAAGAGGAAAAATTCTTATGGTGGGACACATTTTAAAATATCATCCTGCAGTAGTAAAAATGGAAGAAATGGTAAAGAGAGGTGATTTGGGAGACATAATGTATATCTACTCCCACAGATTAAATGTGGGAAAGGTAAGGACCGATGAAAATGCATGGTGGAGCCTTGCTCCTCATGATATATCCTTAATTTTAGAACTTACAGGAGGGATGCCTGTTAAAGTATATTCTCAAGGATTTGGATTTATTACAAAGGGAATTGAAGATGGAGTACTTGCGGCCTTGGAGTTTGAAAGTGGTATTAAGGCGCACATCTTTGTAAGCTGGTGGCATCCTTTTAAGGAGCAAAGATTAGTAGTAATTGGTAAAAAGGGTATGATAGTTTTTGATGACAATACAAGGGAAAAATTATTCTTATATCCTCATAAAGTGGAATATAATAATGGTTTTCCTATGCCTAAAAAAGAAGAAATGCAAATTATTCCTGTGGAAAATGAAGAACCTTTAAAATTAGAGCTTCTCCATTTTATAGAATGTGTAAAAGAAAGGAAAAGACCAAAGACAGATGGATATGAAGGATTAAGAGTCCTGAAAATACTTGAGCAAGTAATGGGCTAA